In a single window of the Micromonospora inositola genome:
- a CDS encoding acyl-CoA dehydrogenase gives MSSTLLSRRDLAFLLHDWLDVTRLTERPRYAEHSRETFDDVLDLAARVAAEHFAPHNRAADSAEPTFDGRRVHTIPQVKAALDVFAQTGLLAASLDESIGGMQLPHVVSAACFAWFQAANVGTAAYPFLTLGNANLLLNHGSAEQIDTWVRPMVEGRFFGTMCLSEPQAGSSLADIATRAEPQDDGTYRLAGTKMWISGGDHELAENIVHLVLARIPGGPPGVKGISLFIVPKVLLDADGALGPRNDVVLVGLNHKMGYRGTTNTLLNFGEGVHRPYGRAGAVGYLVGQPHQGLAQMFHMMNEARIGVGAGATALGYTGYLKAVGYARQRPQGRPVADKDPTTPQVPIVAHPDVRRMLLAQKSYVEGALALILYCGRLLDEEKTAPAEADRARAHLLLDMLTPIAKSWPSQWCLAANDLAIQVHGGYGYTRDYDVEQHWRDNRLNPIHEGTHGIQALDLLGRKATMQGGAGLALLLETIGATVGRAWKAEGEAAELAAQLGAAVDRIGVVTRRLWATGDPELALANASVYLEAVGHVVIAWMWLEQLLVVEAAGAPDGPDVDFLAGKRQAARYFFRHELPRTGPQFDLLESLDRTTLDTRETWF, from the coding sequence GTGTCGTCCACCCTGCTGTCCCGTCGGGACCTGGCGTTCCTGCTGCATGACTGGCTGGACGTGACCCGGCTGACCGAGCGGCCCCGGTACGCCGAGCACTCCCGGGAGACCTTCGACGACGTGCTGGACCTGGCCGCCCGGGTGGCCGCCGAGCATTTCGCCCCCCACAACCGGGCCGCCGACAGCGCCGAGCCCACCTTCGACGGCCGCCGGGTGCACACCATCCCGCAGGTCAAGGCCGCCCTGGACGTCTTCGCCCAGACCGGGCTGCTGGCCGCCAGCCTGGACGAGTCCATCGGCGGGATGCAGCTGCCGCACGTCGTCTCCGCCGCCTGCTTCGCGTGGTTCCAGGCGGCCAACGTCGGCACCGCCGCGTACCCGTTCCTCACCCTGGGCAACGCCAACCTGCTGCTCAACCACGGCAGCGCCGAGCAGATCGACACCTGGGTACGCCCCATGGTGGAGGGGCGCTTCTTCGGCACGATGTGCCTGTCCGAGCCGCAGGCCGGCAGCTCCCTCGCCGACATCGCCACCCGGGCCGAGCCGCAGGACGACGGGACGTACCGGCTGGCCGGCACCAAGATGTGGATCTCCGGGGGCGACCACGAGCTGGCCGAGAACATCGTCCACCTGGTGCTGGCCCGGATCCCCGGCGGACCGCCCGGGGTCAAGGGCATCTCGCTGTTCATCGTGCCCAAGGTGCTCCTCGACGCCGACGGCGCCCTCGGGCCGCGCAACGACGTGGTGCTGGTCGGCCTCAACCACAAGATGGGCTACCGGGGCACCACCAACACCCTGCTCAACTTCGGGGAGGGGGTGCACCGGCCGTACGGGCGGGCCGGCGCGGTCGGCTACCTGGTCGGGCAGCCGCACCAGGGGCTGGCGCAGATGTTCCACATGATGAACGAGGCGCGGATCGGCGTCGGCGCCGGCGCGACCGCGCTCGGCTACACCGGCTACCTCAAGGCCGTCGGGTACGCCCGCCAACGCCCGCAGGGCCGGCCGGTCGCCGACAAGGACCCCACCACCCCGCAGGTGCCGATCGTCGCCCACCCCGACGTCCGGCGGATGCTGCTGGCCCAGAAGAGCTACGTGGAGGGCGCGCTCGCTCTGATCCTCTACTGTGGCCGGCTGCTCGACGAGGAGAAGACCGCCCCCGCCGAGGCCGACCGCGCCCGCGCCCACCTGCTGCTGGACATGCTCACCCCGATCGCCAAGAGCTGGCCGTCGCAGTGGTGCCTGGCCGCCAACGACCTGGCCATCCAGGTGCACGGCGGGTACGGCTACACCCGCGACTACGACGTCGAGCAGCACTGGCGGGACAACCGGCTCAACCCGATCCACGAGGGCACCCACGGCATCCAGGCGCTGGACCTGCTCGGCCGCAAGGCCACCATGCAGGGCGGCGCCGGGCTGGCGCTGCTGCTGGAGACGATCGGCGCGACGGTCGGCCGGGCCTGGAAGGCGGAGGGGGAGGCGGCCGAGCTGGCCGCCCAGCTCGGCGCGGCGGTGGACCGGATCGGCGTGGTGACCCGCCGGCTCTGGGCCACCGGCGACCCGGAGCTGGCGTTGGCCAACGCCAGCGTCTACCTGGAGGCGGTCGGGCACGTCGTGATCGCCTGGATGTGGTTGGAGCAGCTGCTCGTCGTCGAGGCGGCCGGCGCCCCGGACGGGCCGGACGTCGACTTCCTCGCCGGCAAGCGGCAGGCCGCCCGGTACTTCTTCCGCCACGAGCTGCCCCGTACCGGCCCGCAGTTCGACCTGCTGGAGAGCCTGGACCGGACCACCCTGGACACCCGGGAGACCTGGTTCTGA
- a CDS encoding ATP-binding protein, with product MTGNGHDLRPDADTFTLFGARVTLVDAAGLLAAADAGPAELLADAPFPAPVRAVRLTVRAADGTHHFDAEVRTSAGRAVGLLTLGVAGPAGVLLARRLAGTDPTAGGLLAEASRRLGLRPAGVGTGEDLAGAAALREAAAHGLHPELAYDESADGGRTVTLRAAVSSAEAGPAHLRAMVGLVLHVVRELAGEGALRDRTYTVGRRPTPAVVPAVPRTEAVTLDQVGGLAEVVARFREIAVSFRHPRVMARWGARRPQGILMYGPPGTGKTMLARALANEIGADFKEIRTPEILDKYLGGSERNIKQIFREARRYRQPTVMLFDEFDSIISYAGAGGDAASQAVNAVAGIFKQEMNTLFEENPDVIVVATTNFPQRVDASLIRSGRFDIKLAIPTPDESGRAEIITKMIRELIQRHEGPGFRMFAADVDPAELAALTPGLTGADIREVLRRVQLAKAMREATEGAPAGPISQDDLREAVAGLRRG from the coding sequence ATGACGGGAAACGGGCATGACCTGCGGCCGGACGCCGACACCTTCACGCTGTTCGGGGCCCGGGTGACCCTCGTCGACGCCGCGGGGCTGCTCGCCGCGGCCGACGCCGGCCCGGCCGAGCTGCTCGCCGACGCCCCCTTCCCCGCCCCGGTGCGCGCCGTCCGGCTCACCGTGCGGGCGGCCGACGGCACGCATCATTTCGACGCGGAGGTCCGCACCTCCGCCGGCCGCGCGGTCGGGCTGCTGACCCTGGGCGTCGCCGGCCCGGCCGGGGTGCTGCTCGCCCGCCGGCTGGCCGGCACCGATCCGACCGCCGGTGGGCTGCTCGCCGAGGCGTCGCGCCGGCTCGGGCTCAGGCCCGCCGGCGTCGGCACCGGGGAGGACCTGGCCGGGGCGGCGGCGCTGCGCGAGGCCGCCGCGCACGGCCTGCACCCCGAGCTGGCGTACGACGAGAGCGCCGACGGCGGGCGGACGGTGACCCTGCGCGCGGCCGTGTCCAGCGCCGAGGCCGGCCCTGCCCACCTGCGGGCGATGGTCGGCCTGGTGCTGCACGTGGTGCGCGAGCTGGCCGGCGAGGGGGCGCTGCGCGACCGCACCTACACCGTGGGTCGGCGACCCACGCCGGCGGTGGTCCCGGCCGTGCCGCGAACCGAGGCCGTCACCCTGGACCAGGTCGGCGGCCTGGCCGAGGTGGTCGCCCGGTTCCGGGAGATCGCGGTGTCGTTCCGCCACCCGCGGGTGATGGCCCGCTGGGGTGCCCGCCGCCCGCAGGGCATCCTCATGTACGGCCCGCCCGGCACCGGCAAGACCATGCTGGCCCGGGCCCTGGCCAACGAGATCGGCGCCGACTTCAAGGAGATCCGTACCCCGGAGATCCTGGACAAGTACCTGGGCGGCTCCGAACGCAACATCAAGCAGATCTTCCGTGAGGCCCGCCGCTACCGGCAGCCGACGGTGATGTTGTTCGACGAGTTCGACAGCATCATCAGCTACGCCGGGGCGGGCGGGGACGCCGCCAGTCAGGCGGTGAACGCGGTCGCCGGCATCTTCAAGCAGGAGATGAACACCCTGTTCGAGGAGAACCCGGACGTCATCGTGGTGGCCACCACCAACTTCCCGCAGCGGGTGGACGCCTCGCTGATCCGCTCCGGCCGCTTCGACATCAAGCTCGCCATCCCCACGCCGGACGAGTCCGGCCGCGCCGAGATCATCACCAAAATGATCCGGGAGCTGATCCAGCGGCACGAGGGACCCGGCTTCCGGATGTTCGCCGCCGACGTCGACCCGGCCGAGCTGGCCGCGCTCACCCCCGGCCTGACCGGCGCCGACATCCGCGAGGTGTTGCGCCGGGTGCAGCTGGCCAAGGCGATGCGGGAGGCGACGGAGGGTGCACCGGCCGGCCCGATCAGCCAGGATGACCTGCGAGAGGCCGTCGCGGGGCTGCGCCGCGGCTGA
- a CDS encoding esterase/lipase family protein: MTSLLTRWLLALTVATTTLVGLPSPAQAASYTPSSNPILFVYGWNSSASTWNTMISRFQADGWPSSHLRAFSYNTSQSNATTAQTVSQEVDNLLAATGATKVDIITHSMGGLSSRYYLKNLASSGKVDRWVSLGGPNHGTSSANTCVSTACAEMRVGSTFLATLNSGDETPGAFFYGTWRSPCDGVINPVDSTILSGASNTQTACVFHTSLQNDATIYGQVRNFVNP; this comes from the coding sequence GTGACATCGCTCCTGACGAGATGGCTGCTCGCCCTCACGGTCGCCACCACGACCCTGGTCGGCCTCCCCTCCCCCGCGCAGGCCGCCTCGTACACGCCGTCGAGCAACCCGATCCTGTTCGTGTACGGCTGGAACAGCAGCGCCTCGACCTGGAACACGATGATCAGCCGCTTCCAGGCCGACGGGTGGCCGTCGAGCCACCTGCGGGCGTTCTCCTACAACACCAGCCAGTCCAACGCCACCACGGCGCAGACGGTCAGTCAGGAGGTCGACAACCTGCTGGCCGCCACCGGGGCGACCAAGGTGGACATCATCACCCACTCGATGGGCGGGCTGTCCTCCCGCTACTACCTGAAGAACCTCGCCAGCAGCGGCAAGGTCGACCGATGGGTCTCCCTCGGCGGCCCGAACCACGGCACCAGCTCGGCGAACACCTGCGTCAGCACCGCCTGCGCGGAGATGCGGGTCGGCTCGACCTTCCTCGCCACCCTGAACTCCGGCGACGAGACGCCCGGCGCCTTCTTCTACGGCACCTGGCGCTCCCCCTGCGACGGGGTCATCAACCCGGTGGACAGCACGATCCTGTCCGGCGCGTCCAACACCCAGACGGCCTGCGTCTTCCACACCAGCCTGCAGAACGACGCCACCATCTACGGCCAGGTGCGCAACTTCGTCAACCCGTGA
- a CDS encoding glycosyltransferase family 2 protein — MNPPDVSVVVPVYNTMPYLTRCLTSLVEQTIGLDRMQIVAVDDGSTDRSGAELDRFARRYPGVFTVIHQANSGGPAGPCNRGLDAATGRYVFFVGADDHLGRDALRRLVEAADGWGSDVVLGKVVGVNSRHIYQDIFARTQPEVDLFDSPLPRSLANTKLFRRELLEQHGVRYLEDLPIGSDLPFTLEACYRARRISVLADYDFYYAVRRFSATNITYLSRHPERLRTVAATTAFVADLIPPGKQRDAILARRFDHEIAKLLEDDLLRLDRDTQQLVHDGIGRLVEAYLTEDIAAQLNAETRIRLALTRDGALDDLLAVIRQDARTGVPVTVLDGGRRYAAYPGFRDSARGLPDSCFDVTAVPDWLAKLDATTLEWTTDERGDKVLTITAVSPVPDLAAVVATPLSVSAEEVPARVETVDGGAGTAIRIRFDADDLLAGCGATGRRRAVSAQVGPFDPSRALGAAMATGAAGSVAVRAPRVRATVPLLRRRGSRLFVITPVLDDSGRLMISVVPVTASRVAAQLRRTLRWRGR, encoded by the coding sequence GTGAACCCGCCCGACGTGAGCGTGGTGGTGCCCGTCTACAACACCATGCCGTACCTGACCCGCTGCCTGACGTCCCTGGTGGAGCAGACGATCGGCCTGGACCGGATGCAGATCGTCGCGGTGGACGACGGGTCGACCGACCGCAGCGGCGCGGAGCTGGACCGGTTCGCGCGCCGTTACCCGGGTGTCTTCACGGTCATCCACCAGGCCAACTCGGGTGGCCCGGCCGGCCCGTGCAACCGTGGCCTCGACGCCGCGACCGGCCGGTACGTGTTCTTCGTCGGGGCCGACGACCACCTGGGACGGGACGCGCTGCGCCGGCTGGTCGAGGCGGCCGACGGGTGGGGCTCCGACGTGGTGCTGGGCAAGGTGGTGGGGGTCAACAGCCGCCACATCTACCAGGACATCTTCGCCCGCACCCAGCCCGAAGTCGACCTGTTCGACTCGCCCCTGCCGCGGTCGCTGGCCAACACCAAGCTGTTCCGGCGAGAGCTGCTGGAGCAGCACGGCGTCCGCTACCTGGAGGACCTGCCGATCGGCAGCGACCTGCCGTTCACCCTGGAAGCCTGCTACCGCGCCCGGCGTATCTCGGTGCTCGCCGACTACGACTTCTACTACGCGGTGCGGCGGTTCAGCGCCACCAACATCACCTACCTGAGCCGGCACCCCGAGCGGCTGCGGACCGTGGCGGCCACGACGGCGTTCGTGGCCGACCTGATCCCGCCCGGCAAGCAGCGCGACGCCATCCTCGCCCGCCGGTTCGACCACGAGATCGCGAAGTTGCTCGAGGACGACCTGCTGCGGCTGGACCGGGACACCCAGCAGCTCGTCCACGACGGCATCGGCCGGCTGGTGGAGGCGTACCTCACCGAGGACATCGCCGCGCAGCTCAACGCCGAGACGCGGATCCGGTTGGCGCTGACCCGGGACGGCGCTCTGGACGACCTGCTCGCGGTGATCCGGCAGGACGCCCGGACCGGGGTGCCCGTCACGGTGCTGGACGGCGGCCGGCGTTACGCGGCCTACCCCGGGTTCCGCGACTCGGCCCGTGGCCTGCCGGACTCCTGCTTCGACGTGACGGCGGTGCCGGACTGGCTGGCCAAGCTCGATGCCACCACGCTGGAGTGGACGACCGACGAGCGCGGCGACAAGGTGCTCACCATCACCGCCGTCAGCCCCGTGCCGGACCTGGCGGCCGTCGTGGCGACCCCGCTGTCGGTCAGCGCGGAGGAGGTTCCCGCGCGGGTCGAGACGGTCGACGGGGGCGCCGGGACGGCCATACGGATCAGGTTCGACGCCGACGACCTCCTCGCGGGCTGCGGCGCCACCGGTCGGCGCCGCGCGGTGTCCGCCCAGGTGGGACCGTTCGACCCGAGCCGGGCGCTGGGGGCGGCGATGGCCACCGGCGCGGCCGGCTCGGTCGCGGTGCGCGCCCCGCGGGTGCGGGCGACGGTCCCGTTGCTCCGCCGGCGGGGGTCGCGCCTCTTCGTGATCACCCCGGTGCTCGACGACTCGGGGCGGCTGATGATCTCCGTCGTTCCGGTCACCGCCTCCCGGGTCGCCGCCCAGCTGCGCCGGACACTGCGCTGGCGAGGGCGGTGA
- a CDS encoding glycosyltransferase produces MRLDADPAGQAPRARVVMLVDNGVEGDSRVQKAARSAADAGWDVTLLGCARIDEERSWQLGRARVRVLPMGGAPAGTPSGIRGLRHRLVIRGGLPLSMARLARRPIEHAQVRFWRVVQGDRAWRRLEPGLWGYERLLGPAIDELRPDLIHAHDFRMLGVGVRAAQRARADGRRVSLVWDAHEWLPGARPRRDNARWLPAHLAYVREYVPHADAVVTVSETLADLLVRDHALTERPTVLLNAPVTADERPADGGPGPDLRQLCGVDRRTPLLVYSGALAAQRGVDTVIAALPRLPGVHLALVVGDPAAAYVRELVAGAGRLGVADRVHLVPYVPHGQLVEFLSAADVGLIPIHHWPNHEIALITKFFEYSHARLPIVVSDVKTMAETVRATGQGEVFRARDTADLVRAVRAVLADPRRYQAAYEGPDSPLPGWTWEAQADRLDALYRRLLPALAGHADDDQETAEVNAR; encoded by the coding sequence ATGCGACTCGACGCCGACCCGGCGGGGCAGGCCCCCCGCGCTCGGGTGGTCATGCTCGTCGACAACGGAGTCGAGGGGGACTCCCGGGTGCAGAAGGCCGCACGGTCGGCCGCCGACGCCGGCTGGGACGTCACGCTGCTGGGCTGCGCCCGCATCGACGAGGAGCGGAGCTGGCAGCTGGGCCGGGCCCGGGTCCGGGTGCTGCCCATGGGCGGGGCGCCGGCGGGGACGCCGTCGGGGATCCGGGGCCTGCGGCACCGGTTGGTCATCCGGGGCGGCCTGCCGCTGTCGATGGCCCGGCTGGCGCGTCGCCCCATCGAGCACGCCCAGGTCCGGTTCTGGCGGGTCGTGCAGGGCGACCGCGCCTGGCGGCGGCTCGAACCCGGGCTGTGGGGATATGAGCGGCTTCTCGGCCCGGCCATCGACGAGCTTCGGCCGGATCTCATCCACGCCCACGACTTCCGGATGCTCGGCGTCGGCGTCCGGGCGGCGCAGCGGGCGCGTGCCGACGGTCGTCGGGTGAGCCTGGTCTGGGACGCGCACGAGTGGCTGCCCGGCGCCCGGCCCCGGCGGGACAACGCGCGCTGGCTGCCCGCCCACCTCGCCTACGTCCGCGAGTACGTCCCGCACGCCGACGCGGTGGTCACCGTGTCGGAGACCCTTGCCGACCTGCTGGTCCGTGACCACGCTCTGACCGAGCGCCCGACCGTGCTGCTCAACGCGCCGGTGACCGCCGACGAGCGCCCCGCCGATGGCGGACCGGGCCCCGACCTGCGGCAGCTCTGCGGCGTCGACCGGCGGACCCCGCTGCTGGTCTACAGCGGCGCCCTGGCCGCCCAGCGCGGGGTCGACACGGTCATCGCCGCGCTGCCCCGGCTGCCCGGGGTGCACCTGGCGCTGGTGGTCGGTGACCCGGCGGCCGCGTACGTCCGGGAGCTGGTGGCCGGGGCCGGCCGGCTCGGCGTGGCCGACCGGGTGCACCTGGTGCCGTACGTGCCGCACGGGCAGCTGGTGGAGTTCCTGAGCGCGGCCGACGTCGGCCTCATCCCGATCCACCACTGGCCGAACCACGAGATCGCCCTGATCACCAAGTTCTTCGAGTACTCGCACGCCCGGCTGCCCATCGTGGTCAGCGACGTGAAGACGATGGCGGAGACCGTCCGCGCCACCGGGCAGGGTGAGGTGTTCCGCGCCCGGGACACGGCGGACCTGGTCCGGGCCGTACGGGCCGTGCTGGCCGACCCGCGGCGCTACCAGGCCGCGTACGAGGGACCCGACTCGCCCCTGCCCGGCTGGACCTGGGAGGCCCAGGCGGACCGGCTCGACGCGCTCTACCGGCGGCTGCTGCCGGCGCTGGCCGGGCACGCCGACGACGACCAGGAGACTGCGGAGGTCAACGCCCGGTGA
- a CDS encoding glycosyltransferase family 2 protein has protein sequence MTRTPDVSVVIPTCDRPELVTRAVRSALAQTVDTIEVIVVIDGGDEATRAALAAIADDRLRLIPLPERGGAPNARNVGVREATAAWTAFLDDDDEWLPEKLAVQLDLARAARAPLPIIASQLFNRTPRAEFVLPRRLPDPGEPICEYLTVRRGLFHGDGFIQTSTILAPTELLRRVPFTVGLRRQQELDWTLRAVSHDDVELVMAPEPLVIWHQDEDRPRISLQSPWEAQFEWLRSSRPLLTPRAYAALAMSVIGSMAATTRSFRVFWTLLADARRHGRPSLLDYVTYLQIWLLPPHLRHSLRDRLLNRRRGDRPGALVEATGTEATADVRTPHAEPVPPAYRAPDPVAGAGHVRP, from the coding sequence ATGACCCGTACACCTGACGTCAGCGTGGTCATTCCCACCTGTGACCGGCCGGAGCTTGTGACCCGCGCCGTGCGTAGCGCGCTGGCCCAGACCGTCGACACCATCGAGGTCATCGTGGTGATCGACGGCGGCGACGAGGCGACCCGGGCGGCGCTGGCCGCCATCGCGGACGATCGGCTCCGGCTGATCCCGCTGCCCGAGCGCGGCGGCGCGCCGAACGCCCGCAACGTCGGCGTCCGGGAGGCGACCGCGGCCTGGACCGCCTTTCTCGACGACGACGACGAGTGGCTGCCCGAGAAGCTCGCCGTCCAGCTCGACCTCGCGCGGGCCGCGCGGGCGCCGCTGCCGATCATCGCCAGCCAGCTGTTCAACCGCACTCCGCGGGCCGAGTTCGTCCTGCCCCGGCGGCTGCCGGACCCCGGGGAACCGATCTGTGAGTACCTGACCGTACGCCGGGGGCTCTTCCACGGTGACGGCTTCATCCAGACCTCGACCATCCTGGCCCCCACGGAGCTGCTGCGTCGGGTTCCGTTCACCGTCGGACTGCGCCGCCAGCAGGAGCTCGACTGGACGCTGCGGGCCGTCAGCCACGACGACGTCGAGCTGGTGATGGCCCCCGAGCCGCTGGTGATCTGGCACCAGGACGAGGACCGGCCGCGGATCAGCCTGCAGTCGCCGTGGGAGGCCCAGTTCGAGTGGCTGCGGTCGAGCCGGCCGCTGCTCACCCCGCGGGCGTACGCCGCGTTGGCGATGAGCGTGATCGGCTCGATGGCCGCCACCACCCGCAGCTTCCGGGTGTTCTGGACGCTGCTCGCCGACGCCCGTCGGCACGGCCGGCCGAGCCTCCTCGACTACGTCACCTACCTGCAGATCTGGCTGCTTCCCCCGCACCTGCGGCACAGCCTGCGCGACCGGCTGCTCAACCGCCGGCGCGGTGACCGTCCGGGCGCGCTGGTCGAGGCCACCGGCACGGAGGCGACCGCCGACGTCCGTACCCCGCACGCCGAACCGGTTCCGCCCGCCTACCGGGCGCCCGACCCGGTCGCCGGCGCGGGCCACGTCCGGCCGTGA
- a CDS encoding glycosyltransferase gives MPEATVVIWRSHLLPGSETFIRNQGDALSRWRPRYLGAVKVESSIARDTDVIAFPDDARGRAELLGLKLTGRSRRLEAPLARLRPEVVHAHFGGDGWLVSRAAGRLGVPLVITLHGQDVTWRPNLPGLSGVRQRRLLRQAFDRAALIIAVSEFIRGRAVALGADPRKVRVHHTGVPIPPSVPAPDKKWDVVFVGRFVEKKGIDDLVEAVGMLPAALRPRMLFIGTGPLEAATRERAGQLGLDATFLGMQDPGAVSRHLAESKVLVAPSRIASDGDCEGLPTTILEAASVGVPTIATYHSGIPEAVLPGETGLLGAERDRAALADNIRQLLGDDALRARLGARARQHVAEHFDLHQQTRRLEELYDSLAARSLSS, from the coding sequence GTGCCCGAAGCCACGGTGGTGATCTGGCGCAGCCACCTGCTGCCCGGGTCGGAGACGTTCATCCGCAACCAGGGTGACGCGCTGTCGAGGTGGCGACCCCGCTATCTCGGCGCGGTGAAGGTGGAGTCGTCGATCGCCCGGGACACCGACGTGATCGCCTTCCCGGACGACGCGCGCGGCCGCGCCGAACTGCTGGGGCTGAAGCTCACCGGTCGGTCGCGCCGGCTCGAGGCGCCGTTGGCCCGGCTGCGACCCGAGGTGGTCCACGCCCACTTCGGCGGCGACGGCTGGCTCGTCAGCCGGGCCGCCGGGCGACTCGGCGTACCGCTGGTCATCACCCTGCACGGCCAGGACGTGACCTGGCGACCGAACCTCCCCGGGCTGAGTGGAGTGCGGCAACGACGGCTCCTGCGCCAGGCGTTCGACCGGGCCGCGCTGATCATCGCCGTGTCGGAGTTCATTCGCGGCCGGGCTGTCGCCCTGGGCGCCGACCCCCGGAAGGTCCGGGTGCACCACACCGGCGTCCCGATTCCGCCGTCCGTGCCGGCACCCGACAAGAAATGGGACGTGGTCTTCGTCGGCCGGTTCGTGGAGAAGAAGGGCATCGACGACCTCGTGGAGGCCGTCGGCATGCTCCCCGCCGCGCTCCGGCCGCGGATGCTGTTCATCGGCACCGGGCCGCTCGAGGCGGCGACCCGCGAACGTGCCGGCCAACTCGGCCTGGACGCCACCTTCCTCGGGATGCAGGACCCGGGCGCGGTCAGCCGGCACCTGGCCGAGTCGAAGGTCCTGGTGGCGCCGTCGCGGATCGCCTCGGACGGCGACTGCGAGGGGCTGCCGACGACGATCCTGGAGGCGGCGAGCGTCGGCGTGCCGACGATCGCCACCTACCACAGCGGCATTCCGGAGGCCGTCCTGCCCGGGGAGACCGGCCTGCTCGGTGCGGAACGGGACCGGGCCGCGCTGGCCGACAACATCCGGCAGCTGCTCGGTGACGACGCGCTGCGGGCCCGGCTCGGCGCCCGGGCGCGCCAGCACGTCGCGGAGCACTTCGACCTACACCAGCAGACCCGCCGGCTGGAGGAGCTGTACGACTCCCTCGCCGCGCGCAGCCTCTCGTCCTGA
- a CDS encoding fatty acid desaturase family protein: MTVIQKKAVNPIAHLSAEDIEIIGKELDAIRDRVIADRGERDARYIRKVIKTHRTLELSSRAVLLFSFFPPAWIVGTAGLAVAKILDNMEIGHNVLHGQWDWMRDPKIHSTTWDWDHVSPPDQWQHSHNQLHHRYTNVVGKDNDLGYGIMRVDEDQPWHPVHLGQPLWNLINACFFQYGIAAYDLELGHNLRDGRHKAPEFRARARAVGRKIRRQVLKDYLVHPLLSGPSFLSTLAATFTANLIRNVWSHSVIMCGHFPNGVETFEKQSIEGETRGEWYLRQMLGSANISGSKLMHIMTGNLSFQIEHHLFPDLPSNRYQEIAPQVRALFDRYGLKYTTGPLPKQVASAWWKVIRLSLPNRRSGRRASAALPHALPG; the protein is encoded by the coding sequence GTGACCGTGATCCAGAAGAAGGCCGTCAACCCGATCGCCCACCTGAGCGCCGAGGACATCGAGATCATCGGCAAGGAGCTGGACGCGATCCGGGACCGGGTGATCGCCGACCGGGGGGAGCGGGACGCCCGCTACATCCGCAAGGTGATCAAGACCCATCGGACGCTGGAGCTGAGCAGCCGCGCGGTGCTGCTCTTCTCGTTCTTCCCGCCGGCCTGGATCGTGGGCACCGCCGGCCTCGCGGTGGCGAAGATTCTGGACAACATGGAGATCGGTCACAACGTCCTGCACGGGCAGTGGGACTGGATGCGCGACCCGAAGATCCACTCCACCACCTGGGACTGGGACCACGTCTCCCCGCCCGACCAGTGGCAGCACTCGCACAACCAGCTGCACCACCGGTACACCAACGTGGTCGGCAAGGACAACGACCTCGGGTACGGCATCATGCGGGTCGACGAGGACCAGCCGTGGCACCCGGTCCACCTCGGCCAGCCGCTGTGGAACTTGATCAACGCATGCTTCTTCCAGTACGGCATCGCCGCGTACGACCTGGAGCTGGGCCACAACCTGCGCGACGGCCGACACAAGGCCCCGGAGTTCCGGGCCCGGGCCCGCGCGGTGGGCCGTAAGATCCGCCGCCAGGTCCTCAAGGACTACCTCGTCCACCCGCTGCTGTCCGGCCCGTCCTTCCTCAGCACCCTGGCCGCCACCTTCACCGCGAACCTGATCCGCAACGTATGGAGCCACTCCGTGATCATGTGCGGGCACTTCCCGAACGGGGTCGAGACCTTCGAGAAGCAGTCCATCGAGGGCGAGACCCGGGGCGAGTGGTACCTGCGGCAGATGCTCGGCTCGGCCAACATCAGCGGCAGCAAGCTGATGCACATCATGACCGGCAACCTGTCCTTCCAGATCGAGCACCACCTCTTCCCGGACCTGCCGAGCAACCGCTACCAGGAGATCGCCCCGCAGGTGCGGGCGCTGTTCGACCGGTACGGGCTGAAGTACACCACCGGCCCGCTGCCCAAGCAGGTCGCCTCCGCCTGGTGGAAGGTGATCCGGCTCTCCCTGCCCAACCGCCGCTCGGGCCGCCGGGCGTCGGCCGCGCTGCCGCACGCCCTGCCCGGCTGA